The following coding sequences lie in one Erwinia amylovora genomic window:
- a CDS encoding YfiM family lipoprotein — translation MRIFLLIILLCCSGCTHLANDEWTGRDKAQHFLSSAFLAAAANAYAERQNWSPSHSAGFGVLFSISLGAAKELNDSRAGGTGWSWKDLSWDVAGAATGYVLWNTAR, via the coding sequence GTGCGCATTTTCCTGCTGATCATCCTGCTGTGTTGCAGTGGCTGCACTCATCTGGCGAACGATGAGTGGACTGGGCGGGATAAGGCTCAACATTTTCTCTCCTCAGCGTTTCTTGCCGCTGCGGCTAACGCTTATGCTGAACGTCAGAACTGGAGCCCGAGCCACAGTGCGGGCTTCGGCGTTTTATTTTCCATCAGCCTTGGTGCCGCAAAAGAGCTGAACGACAGCCGCGCTGGGGGAACGGGCTGGAGCTGGAAGGATTTAAGCTGGGATGTAGCCGGCGCTGCCACCGGCTATGTATTATGGAATACAGCCCGCTAA
- the gmhB gene encoding D-glycero-beta-D-manno-heptose 1,7-bisphosphate 7-phosphatase translates to MADKVPAIFLDRDGTINVDHGYVFEIDNFEFIDGVIDAMRELKQMGFALVLVTNQSGIARGMFSEEQFMQLTEWMDWSLADRDVDLDGIYFCPHHPEAVVEALRQSCDCRKPQPGMLLTAQQELHIDMSASYMVGDKIEDMQAAVAAGIGKKVLVGSGKPLTPESENAADWVLDSLKDLPARIRQG, encoded by the coding sequence GTGGCTGATAAGGTCCCCGCAATTTTTCTCGATCGTGATGGCACAATAAATGTCGATCACGGTTATGTCTTTGAAATCGACAACTTTGAGTTTATTGATGGCGTCATTGACGCGATGCGTGAGCTGAAGCAGATGGGCTTCGCACTGGTATTGGTCACCAACCAGTCTGGCATTGCACGCGGGATGTTTAGCGAAGAACAGTTTATGCAGTTGACCGAGTGGATGGACTGGTCGCTGGCGGATCGCGATGTCGACCTGGACGGCATCTATTTCTGCCCGCATCATCCTGAAGCGGTTGTAGAGGCGTTGCGTCAGTCTTGTGACTGCCGTAAACCACAGCCGGGTATGCTGCTTACCGCACAGCAGGAATTGCACATCGATATGTCCGCTTCTTATATGGTGGGCGATAAGATAGAAGATATGCAGGCAGCAGTAGCAGCGGGTATCGGTAAGAAGGTGCTGGTGGGCAGCGGCAAACCGCTCACACCAGAAAGCGAAAATGCCGCCGACTGGGTGCTTGATAGCCTTAAAGATCTCCCCGCACGCATCAGACAGGGCTAA
- a CDS encoding MetQ/NlpA family lipoprotein: protein MSFNLKTFVAVGALIGTLALVGCDQKAKDPNHIKVGVIVGSEQQVAEVAAKVAKDKYGLDVELVTFNDYVLPNEALSKGDIDANAFQHKPYLDQQIKDRGYKLVSVGNTFVYPIAGYSKKIKSLDQLQNGAQVAIPNDPTNLGRTLLLLQKVGLIKLKDGVGLLPTSLDVVENPKNLKLVELEAPQLPRSLDDQQIALAVINTTYASQINLTPAKDGIFVEDKNSPYVNLIVAREDNKDAENVKKFVQAYQSDEVNDAANKVFNGGAVKGW, encoded by the coding sequence ATGTCTTTTAACTTGAAAACATTTGTCGCTGTAGGTGCGCTAATCGGAACCCTGGCTCTGGTGGGCTGCGATCAGAAAGCCAAAGATCCTAATCACATTAAAGTCGGTGTCATCGTTGGCAGCGAGCAGCAGGTGGCTGAAGTGGCTGCGAAAGTGGCCAAGGACAAATATGGCCTGGACGTTGAGCTGGTAACCTTCAATGATTATGTGTTACCCAATGAAGCGTTGAGCAAAGGCGATATCGATGCTAACGCTTTCCAGCACAAACCTTACCTCGACCAGCAGATCAAAGACCGCGGCTACAAGCTGGTTTCTGTCGGTAATACCTTCGTTTACCCTATCGCCGGTTATTCGAAAAAGATTAAGTCGCTGGATCAGCTGCAAAATGGTGCCCAGGTGGCTATCCCTAACGATCCCACCAATCTGGGGCGTACCCTGCTGCTGCTGCAGAAAGTCGGTTTGATCAAACTGAAAGATGGCGTTGGCCTGCTGCCAACCTCGCTGGATGTGGTTGAAAACCCGAAAAACCTTAAGCTGGTTGAGTTAGAGGCCCCGCAGTTGCCGCGTTCACTGGACGATCAGCAGATTGCCCTGGCAGTGATTAATACCACTTACGCCAGCCAGATCAATCTGACTCCGGCGAAAGACGGTATCTTCGTTGAAGATAAGAACTCACCCTACGTCAACCTCATCGTGGCACGGGAAGATAATAAAGACGCAGAAAACGTGAAAAAATTCGTTCAGGCTTATCAGTCTGACGAAGTCAATGACGCTGCTAATAAAGTATTTAACGGTGGCGCAGTAAAAGGCTGGTAA
- the rcsF gene encoding Rcs stress response system protein RcsF, with protein sequence MRVLPLCLLAMTLTGCSLLTQPYKPVTPFPPSAQTESTQTKAAARPAPVKLYTNPADLVSMPFRDLGEVYGDDCQSSNQDSPPNLATARKRMQLRASGLKANAVLLHRCEIVSAAQGCFRQAICQGSALKVSKP encoded by the coding sequence ATGCGTGTTTTACCGCTCTGTTTGTTAGCAATGACGCTGACAGGGTGTTCGTTGCTGACGCAGCCTTATAAGCCTGTAACGCCTTTTCCACCGTCAGCGCAAACCGAGTCAACCCAGACTAAGGCCGCTGCGCGCCCTGCGCCGGTAAAACTGTATACTAACCCCGCCGATCTGGTCAGCATGCCTTTCCGCGATCTCGGCGAAGTGTATGGTGATGATTGCCAGAGCAGCAACCAAGACTCGCCGCCTAACCTTGCTACCGCACGTAAACGCATGCAGCTGCGCGCATCAGGCTTGAAAGCCAATGCGGTGCTGTTACACCGGTGCGAAATCGTCAGTGCCGCTCAGGGTTGCTTCCGACAGGCAATATGTCAGGGTTCGGCGCTCAAAGTCAGTAAGCCATGA
- the pssA gene encoding CDP-diacylglycerol--serine O-phosphatidyltransferase, which produces MMLSKFKRNKHQQHLAQLPKIPQSAADFHTLFSPADFRQVLLEKIASATRRICIVALYLENDEGGRAILSALYAAKQRRPALDVRVLVDWHRAQRGRIGAAAGATNADWYCEMASQHPDAGIPVYGIPVNTREALGVLHLKGSVIDDTVLYTGASFNDVYLHQKDRYRYDRYQLIGNPVLADTLFAWIETNLIQAEAVHHLNRLERPTSPEIKNETRQFRQDLRGFDYEFNGVASNEELSVTPLVGLGKRSLLNKTIYHLMPCAEQKLTICTPYFNLPAILVRNIIWLLRRGKEVEIIVGDKTANDFYIPEDQPFKIISALPYLYEINLRRFISRLQYYVNSGQLTVRLWKDGENSYHLKGLWVDDEWMMITGNNLNPRAWRLDLENAVLIHDPLQQLAEQRNRELNLIRQHTSCVAHFHDLESIAEYPVKVRKLIRRLRRIRIDRLISRIL; this is translated from the coding sequence GTGATGTTGTCAAAATTCAAACGCAATAAACACCAACAGCACCTTGCGCAGCTGCCAAAAATTCCGCAGTCAGCGGCTGATTTCCACACGCTGTTTTCACCGGCAGATTTCCGTCAGGTGCTGTTGGAAAAAATCGCCTCCGCTACCCGGCGTATTTGCATTGTTGCTCTGTATCTGGAAAACGATGAAGGGGGTCGCGCTATCCTTTCAGCGCTTTATGCCGCTAAACAACGTCGACCGGCGCTGGACGTTCGTGTGCTGGTCGACTGGCATCGTGCTCAACGTGGCCGTATCGGTGCCGCTGCGGGTGCCACTAACGCCGACTGGTATTGTGAAATGGCCAGCCAGCATCCTGATGCTGGCATTCCCGTTTACGGTATTCCGGTAAATACGCGCGAAGCGCTGGGAGTTTTGCATTTAAAAGGCTCAGTTATTGATGATACCGTGCTGTATACCGGTGCCAGCTTCAACGATGTGTATTTGCATCAAAAAGACAGGTACCGCTACGACCGCTATCAGCTGATCGGCAACCCGGTTCTTGCCGATACCCTGTTTGCCTGGATCGAAACGAATCTGATTCAGGCCGAGGCTGTGCATCATCTTAACCGCCTTGAACGCCCAACCAGCCCGGAAATTAAAAACGAAACCCGCCAGTTCCGTCAGGATTTGCGCGGCTTCGACTACGAATTCAACGGTGTTGCCAGCAATGAAGAGTTGTCCGTCACTCCGCTGGTCGGTCTGGGAAAACGCAGCCTGCTTAACAAGACCATCTATCATCTGATGCCCTGTGCCGAGCAGAAGCTGACGATCTGTACCCCTTATTTCAATCTGCCGGCCATTCTGGTACGTAACATCATCTGGCTGCTGCGGCGGGGCAAAGAAGTGGAGATCATCGTCGGCGACAAAACCGCCAATGATTTCTATATTCCCGAAGATCAGCCATTTAAGATCATCAGCGCCTTGCCTTATCTGTATGAAATCAACCTGCGTCGTTTTATCAGCCGCCTGCAATATTACGTTAACAGTGGGCAGCTCACCGTACGCCTGTGGAAAGACGGCGAGAACAGCTACCACCTGAAGGGGCTATGGGTGGATGACGAATGGATGATGATTACCGGGAATAACCTGAACCCACGCGCATGGCGTCTGGATTTGGAAAACGCGGTGCTAATCCACGATCCGCTGCAACAGCTGGCCGAACAACGCAATCGGGAACTCAACCTGATCCGCCAACACACCTCCTGCGTGGCGCACTTCCACGATCTGGAAAGCATTGCCGAATACCCGGTGAAGGTGCGCAAGCTGATCCGCCGCCTTCGACGCATCCGTATTGATCGGCTTATCAGCCGTATTCTCTGA
- a CDS encoding MFS transporter, translated as MTESVTNNNIHLQGSMTTRQRIWAIVGASSGNLVEWFDFYVYSFCSLYFAHIFFPSGNPTTQLLQTAGVFAAGFLMRPIGGWIFGYIGDKHGRKASMLISVCMMCFGSLVIACLPGYNTIGVWAPALLLLARLFQGLSVGGEYGTSATYMSEVAVEGRKGFYASFQYVTLIGGQLLALLTVVILQQVLSDQELNDWGWRIPFALGALLAVVALYLRRSLRETSDNKTRAHKDAGSLIGLWKHRRAFIMVLGFTAGGSLSFYTFTTYMQKYLVNTAAMDHKTASALMTAALFIFMLLQPLIGALSDKIGRRYSMLIFGALAAVCTVPILTILQNVTSPVLAFMLVMLALAITSFYTSISGILKAEMFPPQVRALGVGLSYAVANALFGGSAEYVALSLKAAGSETIFFWYVSGMGAIAFLVSLMLHRRGQGLAL; from the coding sequence ATGACAGAGTCCGTCACCAATAACAACATTCATTTGCAAGGCTCGATGACAACCCGTCAGCGTATCTGGGCCATTGTCGGGGCCTCTTCAGGTAACCTCGTAGAGTGGTTCGACTTCTACGTCTACTCATTCTGCTCGCTTTATTTCGCCCACATCTTTTTTCCAAGTGGTAATCCAACCACCCAGCTATTACAGACGGCAGGGGTCTTCGCCGCAGGGTTTCTGATGAGGCCAATAGGTGGCTGGATTTTTGGTTATATCGGCGATAAACACGGGCGGAAAGCCTCGATGCTGATCTCAGTCTGCATGATGTGTTTTGGTTCACTGGTGATTGCCTGTCTTCCGGGTTACAACACGATTGGGGTTTGGGCGCCGGCGCTGCTGCTGTTGGCCCGTCTGTTTCAGGGACTATCTGTTGGCGGCGAATATGGCACCAGTGCGACCTATATGAGCGAAGTCGCAGTCGAAGGGCGCAAAGGTTTTTATGCGTCTTTCCAGTACGTTACCCTTATTGGGGGGCAGCTACTGGCACTTTTAACCGTGGTAATACTGCAACAGGTGCTGTCCGATCAGGAGCTAAACGACTGGGGCTGGCGCATCCCGTTCGCGCTGGGAGCTTTGCTTGCCGTGGTGGCGCTCTATCTGCGGCGCTCATTGAGAGAAACATCAGACAATAAGACTCGCGCACACAAAGACGCCGGGTCGCTGATAGGGCTGTGGAAACATCGGCGTGCTTTTATTATGGTTCTGGGCTTCACTGCCGGAGGCTCCCTCAGTTTCTACACCTTCACCACTTACATGCAGAAGTACCTGGTCAATACTGCCGCGATGGATCATAAAACGGCCAGCGCGCTGATGACCGCGGCGCTGTTTATTTTTATGCTGCTTCAGCCATTGATCGGTGCACTGTCGGATAAAATTGGCCGCCGCTATTCGATGTTAATTTTTGGTGCTTTGGCTGCCGTTTGTACCGTACCAATCCTGACGATTTTACAGAACGTGACCAGTCCGGTGCTGGCATTTATGCTGGTGATGCTGGCGCTGGCGATCACCAGCTTCTATACCTCAATTAGCGGGATTCTGAAAGCGGAGATGTTTCCACCGCAAGTCAGGGCGTTAGGGGTGGGATTATCCTACGCGGTGGCTAACGCGCTGTTTGGTGGGTCAGCAGAATATGTCGCTCTGTCACTGAAAGCCGCAGGCAGTGAAACCATTTTCTTCTGGTACGTATCGGGGATGGGGGCAATTGCTTTCCTTGTCTCGCTAATGTTGCATCGTCGCGGTCAGGGATTGGCACTGTAA
- the tsaA gene encoding tRNA (N6-threonylcarbamoyladenosine(37)-N6)-methyltransferase TrmO, whose product MSEFSFSQIGVIHSPWKEKFAVPRQPRLVEDGGGELHLHAPYNHPEAVRGLEDFSHLWLLFVFHQTMAGGWRPTVRPPRLGGNTRMGVFATRSTFRPNPLGMSLVELKGIRCEKQQVVLQLGSLDLVDGTPVIDIKPYLPFAEALPEAHSGFARQAPAADMPVSFSTEARLQLAQHQQRYPHLERFITQTLAQDPRPAYRQGAETGREYAASLLEFNVRWRVTPAGNEVISLDLS is encoded by the coding sequence ATGAGTGAATTCTCCTTTTCACAGATTGGGGTGATCCATTCACCGTGGAAGGAGAAGTTTGCCGTCCCCCGTCAGCCGAGGCTGGTCGAAGACGGCGGCGGCGAACTCCATCTGCATGCCCCATATAATCACCCGGAGGCGGTAAGAGGCCTGGAAGATTTCAGCCACCTGTGGCTGCTGTTTGTCTTCCATCAGACGATGGCTGGCGGCTGGCGGCCTACCGTCCGTCCACCGCGTTTAGGTGGCAATACGCGCATGGGCGTTTTCGCTACTCGCTCTACCTTCCGCCCTAACCCGTTGGGGATGTCGCTGGTTGAGCTGAAAGGCATTCGCTGCGAAAAGCAGCAGGTCGTTCTGCAATTAGGCAGCCTCGACCTGGTGGATGGCACGCCGGTTATCGATATCAAACCTTATCTGCCCTTTGCCGAAGCGCTGCCAGAAGCCCATTCAGGCTTTGCCCGGCAGGCTCCCGCTGCTGATATGCCGGTCAGTTTCAGCACAGAGGCAAGGCTTCAGCTGGCGCAACATCAGCAGCGCTATCCGCATCTTGAGCGTTTTATTACTCAGACTCTGGCGCAGGATCCTCGCCCCGCTTATCGCCAGGGCGCAGAAACCGGCCGCGAGTACGCCGCATCGCTGCTGGAATTCAATGTGCGTTGGCGCGTCACGCCTGCAGGCAACGAAGTTATTTCCCTGGACCTGAGTTAA
- a CDS encoding bifunctional acetate--CoA ligase family protein/GNAT family N-acetyltransferase translates to MSQRGLEALLKPKTIAVIGASIRPERAGYVMMRNLLAGGFSGPVLPVTRKYQAVCGVLTSPDIASLPLSPDLAILCTHARRNLTLLHALGERGCKACIVLSAPPDQLAELKACASRWQMRLLGPNSLGLIAPWQGLNASFSPVPARRGKLAFISQSSAVSNTILDWAQQRQLGFSWFIALGDSLDIDADDLLDFLARDGKTSAILLYLEHLSDARRFVSAARSASRNKPILVIKSGRSPHAQRLLNTQGGMDAAWDAAIQRAGLLRVQNTHELFSAVETLSHMRPLRGERLMIICNGAAPAALALDALYARNGKLATLSEPLLTSLAPLLPKGIGPGNPLDLKDDATPERYLLALSMLLNSHDLDALLIIHAPSTVAPPALTASKIIDRVKQHPRAQQIALLTNWCGEFSSQEARQLFNEAGIPTYRTPEGAVSAFMHMVEYRRNQKQLRETPSLPLNLTANTSDAHRLIRQALSNGITSLDTHQVQPILQAYGLNTLPTWIAGDSAKAVKIAAQIGYPVALKLRSPDIPHKSEVQGVMLNLRTADEVQQAVDAIIERVSVAWPQARIDGLLVQSMANRAGGHELRIVVEQDPLFGPVIMLGEGGMPWQDDRHAAIALPPLNMTLARYLVKQAIGSGKIRRRSALHPLNLDGLSQLLVQVSNLIVDCPEIVGLDIHPLLASAGGFTLLDVTLRLAPFIGVAQARLAIRPYPRELEEIVQLKNGQRALFRPILPEDEPLLQQFIARVTKEDLFYRYFSEINEFTHDDLANMTQIDYDREMAIVAVRQRNGLDEIIGVTRAISDADNTDAEFSVLVRSDLKGLGLGRRLLEKMIVYTRQHGLQQLNGITMPGNQGMISLARKLGFNIDIQLEDGIVGLTLPLRDNQAGR, encoded by the coding sequence ATGAGCCAGCGTGGACTAGAAGCCCTGTTAAAACCCAAAACCATTGCGGTGATCGGCGCCTCCATCCGGCCAGAGCGTGCCGGGTATGTCATGATGCGTAATTTGCTGGCCGGGGGCTTCAGCGGCCCGGTGCTGCCGGTGACGCGGAAATACCAGGCGGTATGTGGCGTGCTAACCTCACCCGATATCGCCAGCCTGCCACTCTCACCGGATCTGGCGATCCTCTGTACTCATGCGCGGCGTAACCTGACATTACTGCATGCGCTGGGCGAACGCGGTTGCAAAGCCTGCATCGTTCTCTCTGCCCCGCCCGACCAGTTGGCAGAATTGAAAGCCTGTGCCAGCCGCTGGCAAATGCGCCTGCTTGGCCCGAACAGCCTTGGCCTGATTGCCCCGTGGCAGGGACTGAATGCCAGCTTCTCGCCGGTGCCTGCCAGGCGAGGAAAGCTGGCTTTTATCTCGCAGTCGTCTGCGGTTTCCAACACCATTCTTGACTGGGCGCAGCAGCGCCAGCTGGGATTCTCGTGGTTTATCGCACTGGGTGACAGTCTGGATATTGATGCCGATGACCTGCTGGACTTTCTCGCCCGCGATGGAAAAACCAGCGCTATTCTGCTCTATCTTGAACATCTTAGCGACGCCCGACGCTTTGTCTCTGCCGCGCGCAGCGCCTCGCGCAATAAACCGATTCTGGTGATTAAAAGCGGCCGTAGCCCGCATGCCCAGCGCCTGCTAAACACCCAGGGGGGAATGGATGCCGCCTGGGATGCCGCCATCCAGCGCGCTGGCCTGCTGCGCGTTCAGAACACGCATGAATTATTCTCGGCGGTGGAAACGCTCAGTCATATGCGCCCGCTGCGCGGAGAGCGACTGATGATTATTTGCAACGGAGCCGCACCGGCAGCATTGGCGCTTGATGCGTTATATGCCCGCAACGGCAAGCTCGCCACACTGAGTGAGCCTTTACTCACTTCATTAGCTCCGCTGTTACCCAAAGGGATTGGGCCGGGGAACCCGCTCGACCTCAAAGATGATGCAACACCAGAACGTTATCTGCTGGCACTGTCGATGCTGCTTAACAGCCACGATCTCGATGCGCTGCTGATAATCCACGCCCCCAGCACGGTAGCCCCCCCCGCGCTTACGGCGAGCAAGATCATCGATCGGGTAAAACAGCATCCGCGCGCGCAGCAGATCGCTTTGCTAACCAACTGGTGTGGCGAGTTTTCCTCACAAGAGGCGCGCCAGCTGTTTAATGAAGCCGGAATTCCAACTTATCGCACCCCGGAAGGTGCGGTCAGCGCATTTATGCATATGGTGGAATATCGCCGCAACCAGAAGCAACTGCGTGAAACGCCGTCGTTACCGCTTAATCTGACCGCCAATACCAGCGATGCTCATCGTTTGATCCGTCAGGCACTTAGCAACGGCATCACTTCACTGGATACGCACCAGGTGCAGCCGATTTTGCAGGCTTACGGGCTGAATACGCTACCCACCTGGATTGCCGGCGACAGCGCGAAGGCGGTGAAAATTGCCGCACAGATCGGTTACCCGGTGGCGTTGAAACTGCGCTCGCCGGATATCCCGCATAAATCGGAAGTACAGGGGGTTATGCTTAACCTGAGAACGGCCGATGAAGTTCAGCAGGCGGTAGATGCCATCATCGAACGCGTCAGCGTAGCCTGGCCTCAGGCGCGCATCGACGGACTGCTGGTACAAAGCATGGCAAACCGTGCCGGGGGGCATGAACTGCGCATCGTGGTGGAACAGGACCCGCTATTCGGCCCGGTTATTATGCTGGGAGAAGGCGGAATGCCCTGGCAAGACGACCGCCATGCCGCGATCGCCCTGCCGCCGCTCAATATGACGCTGGCGCGCTATCTGGTTAAACAGGCTATTGGCAGCGGAAAAATACGCCGCCGCAGCGCGCTGCATCCGCTGAACCTGGATGGGCTTAGCCAGCTGTTGGTGCAGGTATCGAACCTGATTGTCGATTGCCCGGAAATTGTTGGACTTGATATCCATCCGCTACTGGCCAGCGCCGGCGGCTTTACTTTACTCGACGTTACGCTTCGGCTGGCGCCCTTTATCGGCGTTGCACAGGCGCGGCTGGCAATACGCCCTTATCCCCGGGAGCTGGAAGAGATAGTCCAGCTGAAAAATGGCCAGCGCGCTCTTTTCCGTCCGATCCTGCCGGAAGACGAGCCGCTGCTACAGCAGTTTATTGCCCGGGTGACAAAAGAGGACCTCTTTTATCGCTACTTCAGTGAGATAAATGAATTCACCCATGACGATTTGGCGAACATGACGCAGATCGACTACGATCGGGAGATGGCTATCGTTGCGGTGCGTCAGCGCAATGGCCTTGATGAGATTATCGGCGTCACCCGCGCCATCTCTGATGCCGATAATACCGATGCGGAATTTTCTGTGCTGGTGCGATCCGACCTGAAAGGTTTGGGCCTGGGCCGCCGTCTGCTGGAAAAGATGATTGTCTATACCCGGCAGCATGGTTTACAGCAGCTGAACGGGATTACCATGCCGGGCAACCAGGGCATGATTTCACTGGCGCGTAAGTTAGGATTCAATATCGATATCCAGCTGGAAGACGGTATCGTCGGGCTTACGCTACCTCTGCGGGATAATCAGGCGGGGCGGTAG
- the metN gene encoding methionine ABC transporter ATP-binding protein MetN, which translates to MIKLLNITKVFQQGSRTITALAHVSLQVPAGQIYGVIGASGAGKSTLIRCVNLLERPTSGQVLVDNQDLTTLSEAQLTLARRQIGMIFQHFNLLNSRTVAGNVALPLELGNLTKGEIKTRVTELLDLVGLADKYDSWPANLSGGQKQRVAIARALASNPKVLLCDEATSALDPATTRSILELLKDINRRLGITILLITHEMDVVKRICDCVAVISNGQLIEQDTVSEVFSHPKTPLAQQFIQSTLHLDIPEDYQQRLSSENITSKVPLLRLEFTGKSVDAPLLSESARRFNVNNNIISAQMDYAGGVKFGIMLAEIHGEAADIQAAIAFLQQHHVKVEVLGYV; encoded by the coding sequence ATGATTAAACTTTTAAATATTACCAAAGTTTTCCAGCAAGGCTCGCGCACTATCACAGCATTAGCGCATGTCAGCTTGCAGGTGCCCGCCGGGCAAATTTATGGCGTGATTGGTGCATCTGGCGCAGGTAAAAGTACCCTGATCCGCTGCGTCAATCTGCTTGAGCGCCCCACTTCTGGTCAGGTTCTGGTTGATAATCAGGATCTGACTACCCTTTCAGAAGCCCAGCTGACGCTGGCGCGCCGTCAGATAGGGATGATTTTCCAACATTTTAATTTACTGAATTCACGCACCGTTGCCGGAAACGTCGCGTTGCCGCTGGAGTTGGGCAATTTGACCAAAGGCGAGATTAAAACTCGTGTGACCGAGCTGCTTGATTTAGTCGGTCTGGCAGATAAATACGACTCCTGGCCTGCTAACCTCTCAGGTGGTCAGAAGCAGCGCGTGGCGATTGCCCGTGCGCTGGCCAGCAATCCTAAAGTGCTGTTATGCGATGAAGCGACCAGCGCTCTGGATCCGGCCACCACCCGTTCTATCCTCGAACTGTTGAAAGACATCAATCGCCGGCTGGGTATTACCATCCTGTTGATCACGCATGAGATGGATGTGGTGAAGCGCATTTGTGACTGCGTTGCCGTTATCAGTAATGGTCAGCTGATTGAGCAGGATACCGTCAGTGAAGTTTTCTCTCATCCGAAAACGCCCTTGGCACAGCAGTTTATTCAGTCGACCCTGCATCTGGATATTCCTGAAGACTATCAGCAACGGCTGTCTTCTGAAAACATCACGTCTAAGGTGCCATTATTACGCCTGGAGTTCACCGGTAAGTCAGTCGATGCCCCTTTACTCTCGGAGTCGGCCCGTCGTTTCAACGTCAATAACAACATTATTAGCGCGCAGATGGATTATGCCGGAGGCGTGAAGTTTGGCATTATGCTGGCCGAAATCCACGGTGAAGCGGCAGATATTCAAGCTGCCATCGCGTTTTTGCAACAGCATCATGTAAAGGTAGAGGTACTGGGTTATGTCTGA
- a CDS encoding methionine ABC transporter permease MetI, with the protein MSEAMMWLLGRGVWETLMMTFVSGFFGFVLGLPVGVLLYVTRPGQIIANAKLYRVLSAAVNIFRSIPFIILLVWMIPFTRVIVGTSIGLQAAIVPLTVGAAPFIARMVENALLELPAGLIEASRAMGATPLQIIRKVLLPEALPGLVNAATITLITLVGYSAMGGAVGAGGLGQIGYQYGYIGYNATVMNTVLILLVVLVYLIQLGGDRIVRAVSHK; encoded by the coding sequence ATGTCTGAGGCAATGATGTGGTTACTGGGTCGCGGCGTTTGGGAAACCCTGATGATGACCTTTGTCTCCGGTTTTTTTGGCTTCGTTCTCGGCCTGCCGGTCGGCGTGCTCCTCTATGTTACCCGTCCGGGACAAATTATTGCCAATGCCAAACTGTACCGCGTGCTGTCAGCCGCAGTGAATATCTTCCGTTCTATTCCTTTTATCATTTTGCTGGTATGGATGATCCCGTTTACCCGGGTAATTGTTGGCACATCAATTGGGCTACAGGCGGCGATTGTGCCACTTACGGTTGGTGCCGCACCCTTCATTGCGCGTATGGTCGAAAATGCCCTGCTTGAACTGCCAGCCGGCCTGATTGAGGCTTCCCGCGCGATGGGAGCAACCCCACTACAGATTATCCGCAAGGTTTTGTTGCCGGAAGCGCTACCGGGGCTGGTGAATGCCGCTACTATTACTTTAATCACCCTGGTTGGCTATTCTGCAATGGGCGGTGCCGTCGGGGCTGGCGGTTTGGGCCAGATTGGCTATCAGTATGGCTATATCGGTTACAATGCCACGGTGATGAATACTGTTTTGATCCTGCTGGTTGTTCTGGTGTATTTGATTCAGCTCGGTGGCGATCGCATCGTTCGGGCAGTCAGCCACAAATAA